In one Nocardioides luteus genomic region, the following are encoded:
- the rpsD gene encoding 30S ribosomal protein S4: MARYTGPMTRKSRRLGVDLVGNDAAFEKRPYPPGQHGRGRIKESEYLLQLREKQKARFTYGVMEKQFASYYAEAHRRDGKTGDNLLQLLEGRLDNVVYRAGFARTRRQARQLVVHGHFLVNGKKVNVPSFQVSAHDVIDVREKSLEMTPFIVARETHGERVVPAWLEAVPSRMRILVHQLPVRAQIDVPVQEQLIVEYYSKL, encoded by the coding sequence ATGGCCCGTTACACCGGACCCATGACCCGCAAGTCGCGCCGTCTCGGTGTCGACCTTGTCGGCAACGACGCAGCGTTCGAGAAGCGCCCCTACCCGCCGGGACAGCACGGCCGCGGCCGCATCAAGGAGAGCGAGTACCTCCTCCAGCTTCGTGAGAAGCAGAAGGCTCGCTTCACCTACGGCGTGATGGAGAAGCAGTTCGCTTCCTACTACGCCGAGGCCCACCGTCGCGACGGCAAGACCGGTGACAACCTGCTCCAGCTGCTCGAGGGCCGCCTGGACAACGTCGTCTACCGTGCCGGCTTCGCCCGCACCCGCCGCCAGGCCCGCCAGCTGGTCGTCCACGGCCACTTCCTGGTCAACGGCAAGAAGGTCAACGTGCCTTCGTTCCAGGTCTCGGCTCACGACGTCATCGACGTTCGCGAGAAGTCGCTGGAGATGACCCCGTTCATCGTGGCTCGCGAGACCCACGGCGAGCGCGTCGTCCCGGCCTGGCTCGAGGCTGTCCCGAGCCGGATGCGCATCCTGGTTCACCAGCTCCCCGTCCGGGCCCAGATCGACGTCCCGGTCCAGGAGCAGCTGATCGTCGAGTACTACTCGAAGCTCTGA
- the rplQ gene encoding 50S ribosomal protein L17, translating to MPTPKKGARLGGSPAHQKLIVSNLATALFENGRITTTEAKARVLRPVAEKLITKAKKGDLHNRREVLKTIRDKSVVHTLFTEIAEQFAERPGGYTRITKIGPRKGDNAPMAVIELVNEAYEPKTKAAPAAAAPVAAPAEEKVEEAPVEETAAEETTETEAAAEEAPAAETTEDDAKA from the coding sequence ATGCCTACCCCGAAGAAGGGTGCCCGCCTCGGCGGTTCGCCCGCGCACCAGAAGCTGATCGTCTCGAACCTCGCCACCGCGCTGTTCGAGAACGGCCGCATCACCACCACCGAGGCCAAGGCCCGGGTTCTCCGCCCCGTCGCGGAGAAGCTGATCACCAAGGCCAAGAAGGGTGACCTGCACAACCGTCGCGAGGTCCTCAAGACCATCCGCGACAAGTCCGTCGTGCACACCCTCTTCACCGAGATCGCCGAGCAGTTCGCGGAGCGTCCGGGTGGCTACACCCGGATCACCAAGATCGGTCCCCGCAAGGGTGACAACGCTCCGATGGCTGTGATCGAGCTCGTCAACGAGGCCTACGAGCCGAAGACCAAGGCTGCTCCGGCTGCCGCGGCTCCGGTTGCCGCCCCCGCTGAGGAGAAGGTCGAGGAGGCGCCGGTCGAGGAGACCGCTGCCGAGGAGACCACCGAGACCGAGGCTGCTGCCGAGGAGGCTCCCGCTGCGGAGACCACCGAGGACGACGCCAAGGCCTGA
- a CDS encoding DNA-directed RNA polymerase subunit alpha: MLIAQRPTLSEESVEEFRSRFVIEPLEPGFGYTLGNSLRRTLLSSIPGASVTSIKIDGVLHEFSTIEGVKEDVTEIILNLKGLVVSSEHDEPVTMYLRKSGAGDVTAADIAPPAGVEVHNPDLKIATLSDKGKIELELVVERGRGYVSAVQNKGAENEIGRIPVDSIYSPVLKVSYKVEATRVEQRTDFDKLVIDVETKPSIAPRDAIASAGKTLVELFGLARELNVDAEGIDIGPSPVDEQLAADLALPVEDLQLTVRSYNCLKREGIHTVGELISRSEQDLLDIRNFGAKSIDEVKLKLHEMGLSLKDSAPGFDPSAALAAYGDDDDDAFVEDEQY, from the coding sequence GTGCTTATCGCACAGCGCCCCACCCTGTCGGAAGAGTCCGTCGAGGAGTTCCGCTCCCGCTTCGTGATCGAGCCCCTGGAGCCGGGCTTCGGTTACACGCTGGGCAACTCTCTTCGCCGCACCCTGCTCTCCTCGATCCCCGGTGCCTCGGTCACCTCGATCAAGATCGACGGTGTTCTCCACGAGTTCTCGACCATCGAGGGCGTCAAGGAGGATGTCACCGAGATCATCCTCAACCTCAAGGGTCTGGTCGTCTCCTCCGAGCACGACGAGCCCGTGACCATGTACCTGCGCAAGTCCGGTGCCGGTGACGTCACCGCCGCCGACATCGCGCCGCCGGCCGGTGTCGAGGTGCACAACCCCGACCTGAAGATCGCGACGCTGTCCGACAAGGGCAAGATCGAGCTCGAGCTCGTCGTCGAGCGTGGTCGTGGCTACGTCTCCGCGGTCCAGAACAAGGGCGCCGAGAACGAGATCGGCCGCATCCCGGTCGACTCGATCTACTCGCCGGTCCTCAAGGTCAGCTACAAGGTCGAGGCCACCCGTGTCGAGCAGCGCACGGACTTCGACAAGCTCGTCATCGACGTCGAGACCAAGCCGTCGATCGCTCCCCGCGACGCGATCGCCTCGGCCGGTAAGACCCTGGTCGAGCTCTTCGGTCTGGCCCGTGAGCTGAACGTCGACGCCGAGGGTATCGACATCGGCCCGTCGCCGGTCGACGAGCAGCTCGCCGCCGACCTCGCCCTCCCGGTCGAGGACCTGCAGCTGACCGTCCGTTCCTACAACTGCCTCAAGCGCGAGGGCATCCACACCGTGGGTGAGCTCATCTCGCGCTCGGAGCAGGACCTGCTCGACATCCGCAACTTCGGCGCCAAGTCGATCGACGAGGTCAAGCTGAAGCTGCACGAGATGGGCCTGTCGCTCAAGGACAGCGCTCCCGGCTTCGACCCGTCCGCCGCCCTCGCCGCCTACGGCGACGATGACGACGACGCATTCGTCGAGGACGAGCAGTACTGA